A single Epinephelus fuscoguttatus linkage group LG13, E.fuscoguttatus.final_Chr_v1 DNA region contains:
- the LOC125899200 gene encoding olfactory receptor 1019-like, whose translation MMENVSAVTLFTLSGLNFTMEQRIILFLLTLLCYLMILLGNVGLIFAIIMDKNLHEPMYIFLCNLCISALYGTVGFYPKFLLDLLSSHVISYGACMLQGFVIHSSTCSDFSILALMAYDRYVAICQPLVYHSVMTRQRVSIFVFLSWFIPLYCMFMNTATILGTRLCGSHINRVYCVNWMIVTLACSPPKANNAVSYFNMLFYFGHFVFILWSYTYLIRTCTASKEKWGKFMQTCMPHLISLLTFSAAVLLDLLYMRFGTIDFSQDFHNFMAIEFLIIPPLVNPLVYGFKLTKVRKKFLSFVYIKRKDAKCHPMTSHIRGELSN comes from the coding sequence ATGATGGAAAATGTTTCAGCTGTCACACTGTTTACTCTTTCAGGTTTAAATTTTACAATGGAACAAAGAATTATCCTCTTCTTGCTgactttactgtgttacttaATGATTCTTTTGGGAAATGTTGGTCTTATTTTTGCCATTATTATGGATAAAAACCTCCATGAGCCCATGTATATCTTCTTGTGTAATCTATGCATAAGTGCGCTGTATGGGACTGTTGGTTTTTACCCCAAATTCCTTCTGGATCTTTTGTCATCTCATGTGATTTCTTATGGTGCATGCATGCTACAAGGCTTTGTTATACACTCATCAACTTGCAGTGATTTTTCTATCTTAGCTCTAATGGCATATGACAGATATGTGGCTATTTGTCAACCTCTAGTTTACCACTCAGTTATGACCAGACAGAGAGTCtccatctttgtgtttttatcctgGTTTATACCTCTTTATTGTATGTTTATGAACACAGCAACAATATTAGGAACAAGGTTATGTGGCTCACACATAAATAGGGTCTACTGTGTCAACTGGATGATAGTTACTCTGGCTTGCTCTCCACCCAAAGCAAATAATGCAGTCTCATATTTcaatatgttgttttattttggacattttgtgtttattctCTGGTCTTACACATATCTGATAAGAACATGCACAGCATCCAAAGAGAAGTGGGGGAAGTTCATGCAGACATGCATGCCGCATTTAATCTCTCTGCTCACTTTTTCAGCAGCTGTGCTTTTAGATTTGCTGTACATGAGATTTGGGACAATTGATTTTTCTCAAGACTTCCATAATTTCATGGCAATAGAATTTCTGATTATTCCTCCGCTAGTGAATCCGCTTGTATATGGATTCAAACTTACCAAAGTCCGCAAAAaatttttgagttttgtttaTATTAAAAGGAAAGATGCTAAGTGTCATCCCATGACTTCTCACATTAGAGGCGAGCTCTCAAACTGA
- the LOC125899201 gene encoding olfactory receptor 6N1-like: MENSTNPPYFNLTVFVNMGNYRYLTFVLCLLLYASIISANLVIIVVISQEKTLHEPMYIFIMCLSINSLYGSAGFFFRFLADLLSDTHLIPRPACLIQIYVIYTYASFELTLLGITAYDRYVAVCQPLHYHSKMTSKMVSKLVAFACIYPLLSVAVCVYMASRLPLCGNKIPKVYCANWPVVKLSCVSTVINNLVGMIVSVTTVFLPLAFVLYTYARIFLICRKRSSEFKSKVIQSCLPHIITFVNYSITVFCDVALSRINLEEINPFLAVILSLEFVVIPPIVNPLVYGLKLPEIRKCISSMLSCSKFDQQPM, from the coding sequence ATGGAAAACAGTACTAACCCTCCTTATTTTAACCTCACCGTGTTTGTGAACATGGGCAACTACCGCTATCTTACATTTGTCCTGTGTCTCCTGTTGTATGCTTCCATTATCTCAGCTAATCTTGTCATAATAGTGGTGATATCACAAGAGAAAACTTTACATGAGCCcatgtatatttttattatgtGCCTTTCTATTAACTCTCTGTATGGCTCTGCTGGCTTCTTCTTCAGATTTCTGGCAGACCTTCTGTCTGATACTCATTTGATCCCACGACCAGCTTGTTTAATTCAGATCTATGTCATTTACACCTATGCATCCTTTGAGCTCACCCTTTTAGGCATTACAGCCTACGATCGGTATGTTGCTGTCTGTCAGCCTTTACATTACCACAGCAAAATGACCTCTAAGATGGTCTCTAAGTTGGTTGCCTTTGCATGCATCTACCCACTCCTTTCTGTTGCagtctgtgtttacatggcCTCCAGACTTCCACTGTGTGGCAATAAGATACCTAAGGTATACTGTGCCAACTGGCCTGTTGTAAAATTGTCATGTGTCTCTACTGTCATTAACAACCTTGTTGGCATGATTGTGTCTGTAACCACAGTTTTTCTCCCCCTGGCTTTTGTTTTGTACACATATGCACGAATTTTTCTCATTTGTAGGAAACGCTCCTCAGAGTTCAAGAGCAAAGTCATACAAAGCTGTCTGCCCCACATTATTACATTTGTCAATTATTCCATTACTGTGTTTTGTGATGTTGCTCTCAGCAGAATTAATCTTGAAGAGATTAATCCATTTCTAGCAGTAATTTTATCACTTGAGTTTGTTGTGATTCCTCCCATTGTGAATCCTCTTGTGTATGGCCTGAAGCTACCAGAAATTAGAAAATGTATTTCAAGTATGTTATCATGCTCAAAATTTGACCAACAACCTATGTAA
- the LOC125899955 gene encoding putative methyltransferase DDB_G0268948 isoform X3 — translation MTHRLFEGKDHASVYQKYRFTPPDELKNIILQYLDTKKGQPHALAVDLGCGTGQNARLLAPHFQQVVGIDVSECQLEEARAVPGYPNITYRQGVAEELPFPDGSVDLLTAASAAHWFDRLRFLAEASRVLKPRGCLALLGFSDTKTRLCYHNCGERLNHICEEVRQLLLPYTSSQVAVSEGKLEELYSAIPFPEKERIECLRVNTSISVRSLVGFIETWSMFQSYKKKDPQAAGDLLLNTQKRFLDEMGVTSPDTEMKQELEYFCVLASKPQ, via the exons ATGACGCACCGACTGTTCGAGGGGAAGGATCATGCCTCTGTCTACCAAAAGTATCGCTTTACACCTCCAGATGAGCTCAAGAACATTATTCTTCAGTATCTTGATACAAAG AAGGGACAACCACATGCGCTGGCAGTGGATCTGGGGTGTGGGACAGGTCAGAATGCTCGGCTACTGGCACCACACTTCCAGCAAGTGGTGGGCATCGACGTCAGCGAGTGTCAACTGGAGGAGGCCAGAGCTGTGCCAGGGTACCCTAACATCACTTACAG GCAGGGGGTGGCAGAGGAACTCCCTTTTCCAGACGGCTCTGTGGACTTGTTGACAGCAGCGTCAGCAGCCCACTGGTTTGATCGGTTGAGGTTTCTGGCTGAGGCAAGTCGGGTTTTAAAACCGCGGGGTTGCTTGGCTCTGCTTGGCTTCAGTGacactaaaaccagactttgcTACCACAACTGTGGAGAGAGACTCAATCACATATGTGAAGAG GTGAGGCAGTTGCTGTTGCCATACACTAGCAGTCAGGTAGCTGTATCTGAGGGTAAGCTGGAAGAGCTCTACTCAGCCATCCCTTTTCCTGAAAAAGAGAG GATTGAGTGTCTTCGGGTGAACACGTCGATCTCGGTGAGGAGCCTGGTGGGTTTCATTGAAACCTGGTCTATGTTCCAAAGTTACAAGAAGAAGGATCCCCAGGCTGCTGGAGACCTGCTGCTTAATACTCAGAAGAG GTTTCTGGATGAAATGGGAGTCACTTCTCCAGACACTGAAATGAAGCAGGAGCTGGAGTACTTCTGTGTCCTGGCGTCAAAACcacaataa
- the LOC125899955 gene encoding putative methyltransferase DDB_G0268948 isoform X1 yields the protein MTHRLFEGKDHASVYQKYRFTPPDELKNIILQYLDTKKGQPHALAVDLGCGTGQNARLLAPHFQQVVGIDVSECQLEEARAVPGYPNITYRQGVAEELPFPDGSVDLLTAASAAHWFDRLRFLAEASRVLKPRGCLALLGFSDTKTRLCYHNCGERLNHICEEVRQLLLPYTSSQVAVSEGKLEELYSAIPFPEKERIECLRVNTSISVRSLVGFIETWSMFQSYKKKDPQAAGDLLLNTQKRSSVHTRTHTHTHTHTHTNYTRLFIYLNINCFLYRSTEY from the exons ATGACGCACCGACTGTTCGAGGGGAAGGATCATGCCTCTGTCTACCAAAAGTATCGCTTTACACCTCCAGATGAGCTCAAGAACATTATTCTTCAGTATCTTGATACAAAG AAGGGACAACCACATGCGCTGGCAGTGGATCTGGGGTGTGGGACAGGTCAGAATGCTCGGCTACTGGCACCACACTTCCAGCAAGTGGTGGGCATCGACGTCAGCGAGTGTCAACTGGAGGAGGCCAGAGCTGTGCCAGGGTACCCTAACATCACTTACAG GCAGGGGGTGGCAGAGGAACTCCCTTTTCCAGACGGCTCTGTGGACTTGTTGACAGCAGCGTCAGCAGCCCACTGGTTTGATCGGTTGAGGTTTCTGGCTGAGGCAAGTCGGGTTTTAAAACCGCGGGGTTGCTTGGCTCTGCTTGGCTTCAGTGacactaaaaccagactttgcTACCACAACTGTGGAGAGAGACTCAATCACATATGTGAAGAG GTGAGGCAGTTGCTGTTGCCATACACTAGCAGTCAGGTAGCTGTATCTGAGGGTAAGCTGGAAGAGCTCTACTCAGCCATCCCTTTTCCTGAAAAAGAGAG GATTGAGTGTCTTCGGGTGAACACGTCGATCTCGGTGAGGAGCCTGGTGGGTTTCATTGAAACCTGGTCTATGTTCCAAAGTTACAAGAAGAAGGATCCCCAGGCTGCTGGAGACCTGCTGCTTAATACTCAGAAGAGGTCATCTgtccacacacgcacacacacacacacacacacacacacacacacgaattaTACACGTCTGTTCATTTATTTGAATATTAACTGTTTTCTATACCGCTCCACTGAGTACTGA
- the LOC125899955 gene encoding putative methyltransferase DDB_G0268948 isoform X4, with protein sequence MNDFKKGQPHALAVDLGCGTGQNARLLAPHFQQVVGIDVSECQLEEARAVPGYPNITYRQGVAEELPFPDGSVDLLTAASAAHWFDRLRFLAEASRVLKPRGCLALLGFSDTKTRLCYHNCGERLNHICEEVRQLLLPYTSSQVAVSEGKLEELYSAIPFPEKERIECLRVNTSISVRSLVGFIETWSMFQSYKKKDPQAAGDLLLNTQKRSSVHTRTHTHTHTHTHTNYTRLFIYLNINCFLYRSTEY encoded by the exons ATGAAtgattttaag AAGGGACAACCACATGCGCTGGCAGTGGATCTGGGGTGTGGGACAGGTCAGAATGCTCGGCTACTGGCACCACACTTCCAGCAAGTGGTGGGCATCGACGTCAGCGAGTGTCAACTGGAGGAGGCCAGAGCTGTGCCAGGGTACCCTAACATCACTTACAG GCAGGGGGTGGCAGAGGAACTCCCTTTTCCAGACGGCTCTGTGGACTTGTTGACAGCAGCGTCAGCAGCCCACTGGTTTGATCGGTTGAGGTTTCTGGCTGAGGCAAGTCGGGTTTTAAAACCGCGGGGTTGCTTGGCTCTGCTTGGCTTCAGTGacactaaaaccagactttgcTACCACAACTGTGGAGAGAGACTCAATCACATATGTGAAGAG GTGAGGCAGTTGCTGTTGCCATACACTAGCAGTCAGGTAGCTGTATCTGAGGGTAAGCTGGAAGAGCTCTACTCAGCCATCCCTTTTCCTGAAAAAGAGAG GATTGAGTGTCTTCGGGTGAACACGTCGATCTCGGTGAGGAGCCTGGTGGGTTTCATTGAAACCTGGTCTATGTTCCAAAGTTACAAGAAGAAGGATCCCCAGGCTGCTGGAGACCTGCTGCTTAATACTCAGAAGAGGTCATCTgtccacacacgcacacacacacacacacacacacacacacacacgaattaTACACGTCTGTTCATTTATTTGAATATTAACTGTTTTCTATACCGCTCCACTGAGTACTGA